The Curtobacterium sp. MCSS17_015 genomic sequence CCGGGCGGTCTCGACGAGCCACCCCACGACTCGGCGGCGGTCGTCCTCGTCCTTCGGCACGCTCGGTTGCGCCGCGAAGACCACCGAGTCGCGCGTGACGCCCGCCCGGTCCGCGACGGTCGGCCGTGCGAACGGCAGCGTGGCGAGTGCGAAGGACGGCTCGATCCCGCCGGCCGTCGACATCGCGGTGTACTCGCGGACCTCGCGGTGGCTGTGCAGCACGAACAGGTCGGCGCGGGCGCGGAGGAACACGCCCTTCCACTTCGCCGGGAACGAGATGCCCGGGAGCCCGCTCACCAGCACGGGTCGGCGCGGGACCGAACGCGTCACCTCGTCGATGACCACCTCGGCCACCGGACCGATGCAGGACACCAGGACGGCGTCCGGCGGTTCGGCCTGGAGGCGCGCCACCACGTCGTCCACGCTCATCGGCTCGGGAGGCGCGAGGTCGATCGGGCCCAACCGTGCGTCGACGTCGCGGAAGGCCGCACGCAGTTGCGCGGGGCTCGCCGACCGCGGCGTCGCCACGGTCAGCAGCTCGAGCGACCAGTTCGGCGGGGCTGCGGAGAGCAGGTGTGCGCCCCACTTCGCGAACGAGTCGGTGTCGACCAGACCGACCACTCGCCGCCGGCGAGGCCGCGGGGCGGACGGGAGGCGGGCCTGACGTCCGTCAGCGACCGCGTCGAGGTCGTTCCCCGGAGCGCTCACGCACCCACCCGGCGGAGCTTGGCGAGGGGCGCCTCCTCGCCGGGGAAGATGCGCTTGACGCCGTCGCCCATCGCGGTCTCGATGATGCGGATGTCCCGGACGAGCGTGCGGAGGCCGTGTGGCTCGAGCGAGGCGGCGTGGTCCGAGCCCCACATCGTGCGGTCCAGCGTGATGTGGCGTTCGACCGCCGTGGCACCGAGCGCGACGGCGGCGAGCGAGATCTGCAGGCCCGGCTCGTGACCCGAGTAGCCGACCGGGACGCCGGCGTAGGCGTAGCGCGTGCGGAGCGTGTCGATCATGCGGAGGTTCGCCTCCTCTGCGGGGAGCGGGTACGTCGACGTGGCGTGCATGAGGACGAGCCGCTCGGTGCCGAGGGTCTGCACCGCACGGTCGATCTGATCGAGCGTGGACATGCCCGTCGACAGAATCACCGGCTTGCCGGTCGCGGCGACGGCGGCGAGCATGCCGAGGTCGGTCACCGACGCCGAGGCGATCTTGTAGGCGACGACGTTGAGGTCCTCGAGGAAGGCCACCGACGGCTCGTCCCACGGTGACGCG encodes the following:
- a CDS encoding DUF6716 putative glycosyltransferase, which codes for MSAPGNDLDAVADGRQARLPSAPRPRRRRVVGLVDTDSFAKWGAHLLSAAPPNWSLELLTVATPRSASPAQLRAAFRDVDARLGPIDLAPPEPMSVDDVVARLQAEPPDAVLVSCIGPVAEVVIDEVTRSVPRRPVLVSGLPGISFPAKWKGVFLRARADLFVLHSHREVREYTAMSTAGGIEPSFALATLPFARPTVADRAGVTRDSVVFAAQPSVPKDEDDRRRVVGWLVETARAHPEWRVVVKTRAAAGEHQTHRETYPYADLVPADAPSNLVVEAGPMSVHLDRAVALVTISSTAVLEAAARGVPALTLTDFGTSRSLINEVFVDSGLEGDADDLVRGRFGTVRPGWMTDNYFHDPEDDDWADRTETLMALRDAGALVDRPAARRSRGGVLRRAWERRNALGDHDRSVIGQVALSIGTPIRAVKRLRRRALRTLRRRTAPVAPEVRPESVQRLRDRDEELVAGRDAR
- a CDS encoding N-acetylneuraminate synthase family protein; its protein translation is MSVRIGLSTIGTGNPAYLIGEIGLNHNGDVEIAKQLIDVAADAGMQAVKFQKRTPEISTPEHMKSMPRSTPWGEMTYLDYRYRVEFDRDQYIEIGDHATLRGLDWFASPWDEPSVAFLEDLNVVAYKIASASVTDLGMLAAVAATGKPVILSTGMSTLDQIDRAVQTLGTERLVLMHATSTYPLPAEEANLRMIDTLRTRYAYAGVPVGYSGHEPGLQISLAAVALGATAVERHITLDRTMWGSDHAASLEPHGLRTLVRDIRIIETAMGDGVKRIFPGEEAPLAKLRRVGA